The stretch of DNA ATATCGCCGGAAGCGCCTGGAAGAGGCCGACGAGGGCGAACGCACCGATAGAGAGGATGATGATGTTGACGAACATCGACGCCCCGATGCCGAGCGTCGAGATGATACTGCCCTGTGGCGTTCCGGTCTCGACACCGGCGCTTTCCTGTGCGGCGGCGGAACACGGAAGCCGCAGGTTCGAAATGTTCCCCGAGAGGAAGGCCATGTAGGTTCCTGGCATGCCAAGTACGGGATAGTACGAGACCGGTTCGACGATCCAGAACGCTGCGAAGGCGGCAGCGACCGACACGAACCCGCCGATGATCGCGCTCACCGGCGGGAGGATTTCGAACACGCCCAGTAGCACCAGTGCTGGACCGAACGAGAGGGCTGCTGCGAGGAGGTTGGTTCGTCGCCCCCACTTGTTGATGTAGGGGAGGAACTCCGATTCGAAGACGTCCGCTTCTTCCTGTGTCGCTTTGCCTCTTTCGTTGTAATTTCCTTCTTCAGCCATTGTTACCAGAAGGTTCCGACGGTCAGTTGGAGAACCATACCTGCCAGGAGGCCGACGATCATAGCGGTTCCGAGCGCCCACTCTCTGATCCACTGGATATCGTGCTTGTCCGCGATGTGCAACAGTCCCAGCATCGTGACGCCACCGAAGACGACCGCCATGGTCCGGGGCGTTCCCTCGACGACTTCGTCCGTCGCGAGGTACGAGAACGCCCCCAGCATTGCCGCGGACGTAATCACTGGCAGGAGCGATTCCTTGCCGCCAGCGACTTTTTGGCGGATGTTTTCCATTTTGGGGGTGAACAGGCCGGAGACGAGCAACCATCCTAGCGCACCCAGCGTCATCGTCCAGACTGCCGTAGCGAATGCGGCTTCGGTGATTCCTTCGTCACCGAGACTGTACCCGAGCTGGCCGACGCCGAACTCGGCGGCCGGGATTTCGAACATCACCGAACCGATCACCGACAGTCGCATCCAGGCCATCGGTCCGCCCACGGTCGCGATAAGCGCCAACATTCCGACCAGAACGGCGACTGCCGGTCCGATGGCCGAAATCACACCCGATCGGATTCCACTCTTCATCTGCTCTTCCGACAATCCCATCTCCTTGCCAGTCTTCCAGGCACGACGCATGAACAGTGCTGCTTGAACCAGGACCAGCAGGACGACCGGCAGGGCAGCCAACCACAGCCACTCGCTGTTCGCGACGTCCATATAGGCCGGTGCGTGATTCACGAATGTTACCATGCTACACTGGACAATTGTTAACGCTGTACTATATAAATGAGGGGATATGGTTAAGAAAACAAGATGAGACGGTAACCCCGGAACAGGCCGATATCGATGGTATACAGGCAACAATGACCGTATTGACTTCATACGTATCTGTCGCAGTCTCATCCGAAGTTCGAACGCGGTTCGTCGCCTGACTCTCCTGAATCGCTGGATGAACTTTTTGGGTCATAACTTCGAACATCATGTGTGTATGGGAGTAACAATCACAACCCCCGATCGAAGTCGACTCGTCGACTTGCGACGGACGTTCCACGAGTACCCCGAACCGGGCTGGTGTGAATTCTGGACGACGGCACGGATCGTCGACGAGCTGGAAACGATCGGCGTCGACGAGATCCACGTCGGACCGGACGCGATGGATACCTCCGAGCGACTGGGGGTGCCGGACGAAGCGGAACTCGAGGACTGGTTCGAACGAGCCAGAGACCGCTACGACGGCGACTCCGACGTCTTCGACAAAATCGAGGGTGGGAATACGGGAGCCGTGGCAGTACTCGAGCGAGGTGAGGGACCGACGGTCGGTCTGCGCGTCGACATCGACGCCCTACCGATTACTGAAGCGGATGGAGCGGACCACGACCCGACCGAAACCGGATTCCGGTCGGAAAACGAGGGGTTCATGCACGCCTGCGGGCACGACGCTCACATCACGTTCGGACTGGGAACCCTCGAGGCAGTGAAAGACAGCGACTTCAGCGGGACGTTCAAGGTCTTCTTCCAGCCCTCCGAGGAATTGCTCGGGGGCGGGAAGGCGATGGCGGCGGGGCCACACATCGACGACGTCGAGTACATGATCGGGACCCACATCGGGCTCGGCCACTCGACCGGCGAGGTCGTTGCAGGCGG from Natronobacterium texcoconense encodes:
- a CDS encoding DUF5058 family protein, giving the protein MDVANSEWLWLAALPVVLLVLVQAALFMRRAWKTGKEMGLSEEQMKSGIRSGVISAIGPAVAVLVGMLALIATVGGPMAWMRLSVIGSVMFEIPAAEFGVGQLGYSLGDEGITEAAFATAVWTMTLGALGWLLVSGLFTPKMENIRQKVAGGKESLLPVITSAAMLGAFSYLATDEVVEGTPRTMAVVFGGVTMLGLLHIADKHDIQWIREWALGTAMIVGLLAGMVLQLTVGTFW
- a CDS encoding amidohydrolase; this translates as MGVTITTPDRSRLVDLRRTFHEYPEPGWCEFWTTARIVDELETIGVDEIHVGPDAMDTSERLGVPDEAELEDWFERARDRYDGDSDVFDKIEGGNTGAVAVLERGEGPTVGLRVDIDALPITEADGADHDPTETGFRSENEGFMHACGHDAHITFGLGTLEAVKDSDFSGTFKVFFQPSEELLGGGKAMAAGPHIDDVEYMIGTHIGLGHSTGEVVAGGRGMLALNRMEVAFEGESSHAGLAPNAGRNAVQAFVTAAENVYAIPRHKEGATRVNVGRLHSTNPANIVADEVSAELEVRGDTTELMEYMRDRVERTLESAAEMHDCSVDYSLTGEAIRHDSDEVMVERVVDLASKIDEVTAATRWAEFGGSEDVTYLMKEASDSGGYATLIVIGTDHPGDHHTPTFDVDEESLGVGVSVLSETALSLFDDPVG